One window from the genome of Hydractinia symbiolongicarpus strain clone_291-10 chromosome 1, HSymV2.1, whole genome shotgun sequence encodes:
- the LOC130635625 gene encoding putative elongator complex protein 1 isoform X1: MKNLVLLENLIADTAIKDANMLACDNMNDVIYIATSTTVTGYHTVDKQLENFISLVEHDYLEANGKEKIKSLHYLFDQESVCISTTKGDLLLWQPEMNNIECVGSVDAGFTCAQWSPDHELLVLTTGNDTFVLMTKDFDAICEHNQHSQEFGEAMPVNVGWGKKETQFHGSEGKEAAQQKENKVSQILSLDDKRTEVSWRGDGQYFCISSVNRNEDRRYVRIYDRDGTLQATNEVLEGLENFISWRPSGNLIATSQQKPNKHDIIFLEKNGLQHGEFTLPYNKDQKVIVEMSWNMDSDVFTLILRDTVSGMFSVQLWTVNNYHWYLKQEINTGDSQPCVTWDPEDSYKLHILKSDGIYMQHIYKYDIIQSMGEDHLSMVAVIDGMKLLLTPFKKMILPPPMAAHTINLDCSINLVAFGVDTTRHDIITQVSDSSFYLMKYTEENAYDKPIKLQSRDELMSCCLRCIVWLKENLIAALVDDTEGNYVLFLSLSEENSKVCLNISSKLRVTENLIMLFRSEDSQQCLLAQDWRGHILRINQESYTVTDCSLPQGCSRVACTKFNGEDIAFGLTKHHRLFMNKKEIASNCTSFLLHEEFLLLTTHSHTLRSVYLNSLAKVTKLDDECTYCVDEAVRRVERGSKLVTAVHQGTAVVLQMPRGNLECIHPRALVVSCLQKLLNNLNYEKAFEVMRRNRINLNLIYDHNPKLFLENVNKFIKDIPTINYLNLFLADLTPEDVCSTLYFPFYQHGEVATDANRKKTSSTKVDIVCQAVRDAIERSGNEKYFLALLTTYAKQSSPDLEMVLMKIKHLKDHPSNENNSVSYDKALNYILYLIDVNQLFDIALGLYDFKIVLMVAERSQKDPKEYLPFLNNFRNMETNYQHYSIDKYLKKYQKALVSLVKCEDCFNECLEFVKEQKLHRQALKLFPVTSEQYRKLSLQYGEYLRQQKLHEDAGIVLSRSGHHREALEAFLQTNNWSMVLTEAKELAYPNDQIIKLCRELSEKLKSNRLYDEAAFLLEVYVQDVEECVVCFLDGGLWFKALQLIKKHERDDLIETNLKPSIHNHYEQTVEKLEDLQAKFKTYESRLKVVVEKKARENMEILEGVRDDPDNDLYSDISSITGQSVTTASSKGSRSSGHSRKSRSKVARKKYSLREGSKHEDFALREALAEIVRTSDQMKEEVSALLKALVLYHFEEKASNLQNLLNELLQLIETKIKEIWNNESTSNDAVSTYGPEATVQSILAQRHNVPAIEKDQLPPATRPVVRDINWKLHLLRI, translated from the exons GATAAACAA cTAGAAAACTTCATATCCTTGGTAGAGCATGATTATTTAGAAGCAAAtgggaaagaaaaaatcaaaagtttGCATTATCTTTTTGACCAAGAAAGTGTTTGTATTTCGACAACTAAAGGTGACTTACTGCTATGGCAACCAGAAATGAACAatattgaatgtgttggaagtGTTGATGCAGGTTTCACATGCGCACAATGGAGTCCAGATCACGAATTACTTGTACTCACAACAG GAAATGACACGTTTGTTTTGATGACAAAAGATTTTGATGCAATATGTGAGCATAACCAACACTCTCAAGAGTTTGGGGAAG CAATGCCTGTTAATGTTGGTTGGGGTAAAAAGGAAACTCAATTCCATGGATCAGAAGGAAAAGAGGCAGctcaacaaaaagaaaacaag gtatCTCAAATATTGTCTTTAGACGACAAAAGAACAGAAGTATCTTGGCGTGGGGATGGGCAGTATTTCTGTATATCATCTGTCAATAGAAATGAAG ACCGAAGGTATGTTAGGATATATGATCGTGATGGTACCCTCCAAGCTACAAATGAAGTTTTGGAAGGActggaaaattttatttcttggag ACCTTCTGGTAACTTAATTGCAACGTCTCAACAGAAGCCGAATAAACACGATATTATTTTCTTAGAAAAGAACGGATTACAACATGGTGAATTTACATTACCGTATAACAAAGACCAAAAAGTT ATTGTTGAAATGAGTTGGAATATGGATTCTGATGTATTTACATTGATATTGAGAGACACAGTGTCTGGAATGTTCTCTG TTCAACTTTGGACAGTTAATAATTATCATTGGTatttaaaacaagaaataaatacAGGTGACTCACAACCTTGTGTCACTTGGGACCCAGAAGATAGCTACAAACTTCATATATTAAAATCAG ATGGTATTTACATGcaacatatttataaatatgacatcattcaAAGCATGGGAGAAGACCACTTGTCCATGGTGGCTGTTATTGATGGAA tgaaattATTGCTTACACCGTTTAAGAAAATGATCCTTCCACCACCCATGGCTGCACATACTATCAATCTAGACTGTTCAATAAACCTTGTTGCATTTGGTGTTGACACAACCAGACACGACATTATCACACAAGTCTCTGATAGCAGCTTTTATCTTATGAAATACACCGAAGAGAATGCTTACGACAAGCCGATCAAACTGCAATCTCGTGACGAGTTAATGTCATGCTGTTTAAGGTGTATAGTCTGGCTAAAAGAAAATCTTATCGCCGCACTTGTGGATGACACAGAGGGGAATTATGTTCTCTTTTTGAGTCTTTCTGAGGAAAACAGCAAAGTTTGTTTAAATATTAG TTCTAAACTGCGAGTGACTGAAAACCTCATTATGTTGTTTCGAAGTGAAGATTCTCAACAATGCCTTTTAGCACAAGATTGGCGAGGGCACATCTTAAGAATAAATCAAG AGTCATACACTGTCACCGATTGCTCGCTTCCACAAGGTTGCTCTCGTGTAGCGTGCACAAAATTTAATGGCGAAGATATAGCTTTTGGTTTGACAAAGCATCATCGTTTGTTCATGAATAAAAAAGAG ATAGCTAGCAATTGTACATCGTTTTTATTGCACGAGGAGTTTCTTTTGCTAACAACACATAGTCACACATTGAGGAGTGTTTACCTTAATTCACTTGCGAAAG TCACAAAGCTGGATGATGAATGCACGTATTGTGTTGATGAAGCTGTTCGACGTGTTGAGAGAGGTTCAAAACTTGTCACTGCCGTACATCAAGGAACAGCAGTCGTGTTGCAG ATGCCACGTGGTAATTTGGAATGTATTCATCCACGTGCATTAGTTGTTAGTTGCCTGCAGAAGTTATTAAACAA TTTGAATTATGAGAAAGCGTTTGAAGTGATGAGACGGAATCGAATTAATTTGAATCTAATCTATGATCACAACCCCAAG CTTTTTCTGGAAAACGTGAATAAGTTTATCAAAGACATTCCTACCATAAATTACTTGAATTTGTTTTTAGCTGACTTAAC GCCCGAAGATGTGTGCTCCACGTTATATTTTCCTTTCTATCAACATGGAGAAGTTGCAACTGATGC tAATCGAAAAAAGACTTCTTCCACCAAAGTAGACATAGTTTGTCAGGCTGTAAGAGATGCTATTGAGCGGTCTGGTAATGAGAA atATTTTCTCGCATTATTAACAACCTATGCAAAACAGTCATCACCCGATCTAGAAATGGTattaatgaaaataaaacacttaaaag aTCATCCATCAAACGAAAACAACAGTGTCTCTTATGATAAGGcgttaaattacattttatatCTCATCGATGTAAATCAACTGTTTGATATAGCCCTTGGTCTGTATGATTTCAAGATTGTTTTGATGGTGGCAGAGAGATCCCAAAAG GATCCAAAAGAATAccttccttttttaaataactttcgcaACATGGAAACAAATTATCAGCACTACTCAATCGATAAATATTTGAAGAAGTATCAGAAAGCATTAGTTTCACTTGTTAAAT GTGAAGACTGTTTTAACGAGTGCTTGGAGTTCGTTAAAGAGCAAAAATTGCATCGTCAGGCTTTAAAGTTGTTTCCAGTCACGTCTGAACAATACAGG aaacTAAGTCTTCAATATGGTGAATATTTGCGACAGCAAAAACTACACGAAGATGCAGGCATAG TTCTCAGTCGGAGTGGACACCATCGAGAAGCACTAGAAGCATTCTTACAAACGAATAACTGGAGTATGGTGTTAACTGAAGCGAAAGAACTCGCTTACCCGAACGATCAAATCATTAAATTGTGCAGAGAGTTAAGcg aaaaattgaaatcaaaCCGTCTGTACGACGAAGCAGCATTTCTACTTGAAGTTTACGTACAG GATGTGGAAGAATGTGTAGTATGTTTCCTGGATGGTGGACTGTGGTTTAAGGCGTTGCAACTg ATTAAAAAACATGAGCGCGATGACTTGATTGAAACGAATTTGAAGCCCTCGATTCACAACC attaCGAGCAGACAGTTGAAAAGCTTGAAGATTTACAGGCTAAATTTAAAACTTACGAAAGTCGATTAAAAGTTGTGGTTGAAAAGAAAGCACGTGAAAACATGGAGATTCTTGAAGGCGTTCGCGATGACCCTGATAATGATTTATATTCAGACATTAGCAGTATCACTGGTCAATCCGTAACCACTGCAAGTTCAAAAGGATCTCGAAGTTCAGG ACATTCGAGGAAGAGTCGTAGCAAAGTAGCACGCAAAAAGTATAGCCTGCGAGAGGGGAGTAAACACGAAGACTTCGCACTGCGTGAAGCATTGGCTGAAATTGTGAGAACGTCTGATCAAATGAAAG AAGAAGTTTCAGCGCTATTGAAAGCTCTGGTATTATACCACTTCGAAGAGAAAGCTTccaatttgcaaaatttattaaacgAACTACTTCAACTTATCGAGACTAAAATTAAAGAGATCTGGAACAACGAGTCGACTTCAAATGATGCTGTGTCTACGTATGGTCCGGAAGCGACGGTGCAGTCGATCCTAGCGCAAAGACATAATGTGCCCGCCATAGAAAAAG ACCAACTTCCTCCAGCTACACGTCCTGTTGTGAGAGATATAAATTGGAAACTACATCTTCTACGTATCTAa
- the LOC130635625 gene encoding elongator complex protein 1-like isoform X2 — MNNIECVGSVDAGFTCAQWSPDHELLVLTTGNDTFVLMTKDFDAICEHNQHSQEFGEAMPVNVGWGKKETQFHGSEGKEAAQQKENKVSQILSLDDKRTEVSWRGDGQYFCISSVNRNEDRRYVRIYDRDGTLQATNEVLEGLENFISWRPSGNLIATSQQKPNKHDIIFLEKNGLQHGEFTLPYNKDQKVIVEMSWNMDSDVFTLILRDTVSGMFSVQLWTVNNYHWYLKQEINTGDSQPCVTWDPEDSYKLHILKSDGIYMQHIYKYDIIQSMGEDHLSMVAVIDGMKLLLTPFKKMILPPPMAAHTINLDCSINLVAFGVDTTRHDIITQVSDSSFYLMKYTEENAYDKPIKLQSRDELMSCCLRCIVWLKENLIAALVDDTEGNYVLFLSLSEENSKVCLNISSKLRVTENLIMLFRSEDSQQCLLAQDWRGHILRINQESYTVTDCSLPQGCSRVACTKFNGEDIAFGLTKHHRLFMNKKEIASNCTSFLLHEEFLLLTTHSHTLRSVYLNSLAKVTKLDDECTYCVDEAVRRVERGSKLVTAVHQGTAVVLQMPRGNLECIHPRALVVSCLQKLLNNLNYEKAFEVMRRNRINLNLIYDHNPKLFLENVNKFIKDIPTINYLNLFLADLTPEDVCSTLYFPFYQHGEVATDANRKKTSSTKVDIVCQAVRDAIERSGNEKYFLALLTTYAKQSSPDLEMVLMKIKHLKDHPSNENNSVSYDKALNYILYLIDVNQLFDIALGLYDFKIVLMVAERSQKDPKEYLPFLNNFRNMETNYQHYSIDKYLKKYQKALVSLVKCEDCFNECLEFVKEQKLHRQALKLFPVTSEQYRKLSLQYGEYLRQQKLHEDAGIVLSRSGHHREALEAFLQTNNWSMVLTEAKELAYPNDQIIKLCRELSEKLKSNRLYDEAAFLLEVYVQDVEECVVCFLDGGLWFKALQLIKKHERDDLIETNLKPSIHNHYEQTVEKLEDLQAKFKTYESRLKVVVEKKARENMEILEGVRDDPDNDLYSDISSITGQSVTTASSKGSRSSGHSRKSRSKVARKKYSLREGSKHEDFALREALAEIVRTSDQMKEEVSALLKALVLYHFEEKASNLQNLLNELLQLIETKIKEIWNNESTSNDAVSTYGPEATVQSILAQRHNVPAIEKDQLPPATRPVVRDINWKLHLLRI, encoded by the exons ATGAACAatattgaatgtgttggaagtGTTGATGCAGGTTTCACATGCGCACAATGGAGTCCAGATCACGAATTACTTGTACTCACAACAG GAAATGACACGTTTGTTTTGATGACAAAAGATTTTGATGCAATATGTGAGCATAACCAACACTCTCAAGAGTTTGGGGAAG CAATGCCTGTTAATGTTGGTTGGGGTAAAAAGGAAACTCAATTCCATGGATCAGAAGGAAAAGAGGCAGctcaacaaaaagaaaacaag gtatCTCAAATATTGTCTTTAGACGACAAAAGAACAGAAGTATCTTGGCGTGGGGATGGGCAGTATTTCTGTATATCATCTGTCAATAGAAATGAAG ACCGAAGGTATGTTAGGATATATGATCGTGATGGTACCCTCCAAGCTACAAATGAAGTTTTGGAAGGActggaaaattttatttcttggag ACCTTCTGGTAACTTAATTGCAACGTCTCAACAGAAGCCGAATAAACACGATATTATTTTCTTAGAAAAGAACGGATTACAACATGGTGAATTTACATTACCGTATAACAAAGACCAAAAAGTT ATTGTTGAAATGAGTTGGAATATGGATTCTGATGTATTTACATTGATATTGAGAGACACAGTGTCTGGAATGTTCTCTG TTCAACTTTGGACAGTTAATAATTATCATTGGTatttaaaacaagaaataaatacAGGTGACTCACAACCTTGTGTCACTTGGGACCCAGAAGATAGCTACAAACTTCATATATTAAAATCAG ATGGTATTTACATGcaacatatttataaatatgacatcattcaAAGCATGGGAGAAGACCACTTGTCCATGGTGGCTGTTATTGATGGAA tgaaattATTGCTTACACCGTTTAAGAAAATGATCCTTCCACCACCCATGGCTGCACATACTATCAATCTAGACTGTTCAATAAACCTTGTTGCATTTGGTGTTGACACAACCAGACACGACATTATCACACAAGTCTCTGATAGCAGCTTTTATCTTATGAAATACACCGAAGAGAATGCTTACGACAAGCCGATCAAACTGCAATCTCGTGACGAGTTAATGTCATGCTGTTTAAGGTGTATAGTCTGGCTAAAAGAAAATCTTATCGCCGCACTTGTGGATGACACAGAGGGGAATTATGTTCTCTTTTTGAGTCTTTCTGAGGAAAACAGCAAAGTTTGTTTAAATATTAG TTCTAAACTGCGAGTGACTGAAAACCTCATTATGTTGTTTCGAAGTGAAGATTCTCAACAATGCCTTTTAGCACAAGATTGGCGAGGGCACATCTTAAGAATAAATCAAG AGTCATACACTGTCACCGATTGCTCGCTTCCACAAGGTTGCTCTCGTGTAGCGTGCACAAAATTTAATGGCGAAGATATAGCTTTTGGTTTGACAAAGCATCATCGTTTGTTCATGAATAAAAAAGAG ATAGCTAGCAATTGTACATCGTTTTTATTGCACGAGGAGTTTCTTTTGCTAACAACACATAGTCACACATTGAGGAGTGTTTACCTTAATTCACTTGCGAAAG TCACAAAGCTGGATGATGAATGCACGTATTGTGTTGATGAAGCTGTTCGACGTGTTGAGAGAGGTTCAAAACTTGTCACTGCCGTACATCAAGGAACAGCAGTCGTGTTGCAG ATGCCACGTGGTAATTTGGAATGTATTCATCCACGTGCATTAGTTGTTAGTTGCCTGCAGAAGTTATTAAACAA TTTGAATTATGAGAAAGCGTTTGAAGTGATGAGACGGAATCGAATTAATTTGAATCTAATCTATGATCACAACCCCAAG CTTTTTCTGGAAAACGTGAATAAGTTTATCAAAGACATTCCTACCATAAATTACTTGAATTTGTTTTTAGCTGACTTAAC GCCCGAAGATGTGTGCTCCACGTTATATTTTCCTTTCTATCAACATGGAGAAGTTGCAACTGATGC tAATCGAAAAAAGACTTCTTCCACCAAAGTAGACATAGTTTGTCAGGCTGTAAGAGATGCTATTGAGCGGTCTGGTAATGAGAA atATTTTCTCGCATTATTAACAACCTATGCAAAACAGTCATCACCCGATCTAGAAATGGTattaatgaaaataaaacacttaaaag aTCATCCATCAAACGAAAACAACAGTGTCTCTTATGATAAGGcgttaaattacattttatatCTCATCGATGTAAATCAACTGTTTGATATAGCCCTTGGTCTGTATGATTTCAAGATTGTTTTGATGGTGGCAGAGAGATCCCAAAAG GATCCAAAAGAATAccttccttttttaaataactttcgcaACATGGAAACAAATTATCAGCACTACTCAATCGATAAATATTTGAAGAAGTATCAGAAAGCATTAGTTTCACTTGTTAAAT GTGAAGACTGTTTTAACGAGTGCTTGGAGTTCGTTAAAGAGCAAAAATTGCATCGTCAGGCTTTAAAGTTGTTTCCAGTCACGTCTGAACAATACAGG aaacTAAGTCTTCAATATGGTGAATATTTGCGACAGCAAAAACTACACGAAGATGCAGGCATAG TTCTCAGTCGGAGTGGACACCATCGAGAAGCACTAGAAGCATTCTTACAAACGAATAACTGGAGTATGGTGTTAACTGAAGCGAAAGAACTCGCTTACCCGAACGATCAAATCATTAAATTGTGCAGAGAGTTAAGcg aaaaattgaaatcaaaCCGTCTGTACGACGAAGCAGCATTTCTACTTGAAGTTTACGTACAG GATGTGGAAGAATGTGTAGTATGTTTCCTGGATGGTGGACTGTGGTTTAAGGCGTTGCAACTg ATTAAAAAACATGAGCGCGATGACTTGATTGAAACGAATTTGAAGCCCTCGATTCACAACC attaCGAGCAGACAGTTGAAAAGCTTGAAGATTTACAGGCTAAATTTAAAACTTACGAAAGTCGATTAAAAGTTGTGGTTGAAAAGAAAGCACGTGAAAACATGGAGATTCTTGAAGGCGTTCGCGATGACCCTGATAATGATTTATATTCAGACATTAGCAGTATCACTGGTCAATCCGTAACCACTGCAAGTTCAAAAGGATCTCGAAGTTCAGG ACATTCGAGGAAGAGTCGTAGCAAAGTAGCACGCAAAAAGTATAGCCTGCGAGAGGGGAGTAAACACGAAGACTTCGCACTGCGTGAAGCATTGGCTGAAATTGTGAGAACGTCTGATCAAATGAAAG AAGAAGTTTCAGCGCTATTGAAAGCTCTGGTATTATACCACTTCGAAGAGAAAGCTTccaatttgcaaaatttattaaacgAACTACTTCAACTTATCGAGACTAAAATTAAAGAGATCTGGAACAACGAGTCGACTTCAAATGATGCTGTGTCTACGTATGGTCCGGAAGCGACGGTGCAGTCGATCCTAGCGCAAAGACATAATGTGCCCGCCATAGAAAAAG ACCAACTTCCTCCAGCTACACGTCCTGTTGTGAGAGATATAAATTGGAAACTACATCTTCTACGTATCTAa
- the LOC130635625 gene encoding putative elongator complex protein 1 isoform X3 → MGSISVYHLSIEMKTEGMLGYMIVMVPSKLQMKFWKDWKILFLGEKNGLQHGEFTLPYNKDQKVIVEMSWNMDSDVFTLILRDTVSGMFSVQLWTVNNYHWYLKQEINTGDSQPCVTWDPEDSYKLHILKSDGIYMQHIYKYDIIQSMGEDHLSMVAVIDGMKLLLTPFKKMILPPPMAAHTINLDCSINLVAFGVDTTRHDIITQVSDSSFYLMKYTEENAYDKPIKLQSRDELMSCCLRCIVWLKENLIAALVDDTEGNYVLFLSLSEENSKVCLNISSKLRVTENLIMLFRSEDSQQCLLAQDWRGHILRINQESYTVTDCSLPQGCSRVACTKFNGEDIAFGLTKHHRLFMNKKEIASNCTSFLLHEEFLLLTTHSHTLRSVYLNSLAKVTKLDDECTYCVDEAVRRVERGSKLVTAVHQGTAVVLQMPRGNLECIHPRALVVSCLQKLLNNLNYEKAFEVMRRNRINLNLIYDHNPKLFLENVNKFIKDIPTINYLNLFLADLTPEDVCSTLYFPFYQHGEVATDANRKKTSSTKVDIVCQAVRDAIERSGNEKYFLALLTTYAKQSSPDLEMVLMKIKHLKDHPSNENNSVSYDKALNYILYLIDVNQLFDIALGLYDFKIVLMVAERSQKDPKEYLPFLNNFRNMETNYQHYSIDKYLKKYQKALVSLVKCEDCFNECLEFVKEQKLHRQALKLFPVTSEQYRKLSLQYGEYLRQQKLHEDAGIVLSRSGHHREALEAFLQTNNWSMVLTEAKELAYPNDQIIKLCRELSEKLKSNRLYDEAAFLLEVYVQDVEECVVCFLDGGLWFKALQLIKKHERDDLIETNLKPSIHNHYEQTVEKLEDLQAKFKTYESRLKVVVEKKARENMEILEGVRDDPDNDLYSDISSITGQSVTTASSKGSRSSGHSRKSRSKVARKKYSLREGSKHEDFALREALAEIVRTSDQMKEEVSALLKALVLYHFEEKASNLQNLLNELLQLIETKIKEIWNNESTSNDAVSTYGPEATVQSILAQRHNVPAIEKDQLPPATRPVVRDINWKLHLLRI, encoded by the exons ATGGGCAGTATTTCTGTATATCATCTGTCAATAGAAATGAAG ACCGAAGGTATGTTAGGATATATGATCGTGATGGTACCCTCCAAGCTACAAATGAAGTTTTGGAAGGActggaaaattttatttcttggag AAAAGAACGGATTACAACATGGTGAATTTACATTACCGTATAACAAAGACCAAAAAGTT ATTGTTGAAATGAGTTGGAATATGGATTCTGATGTATTTACATTGATATTGAGAGACACAGTGTCTGGAATGTTCTCTG TTCAACTTTGGACAGTTAATAATTATCATTGGTatttaaaacaagaaataaatacAGGTGACTCACAACCTTGTGTCACTTGGGACCCAGAAGATAGCTACAAACTTCATATATTAAAATCAG ATGGTATTTACATGcaacatatttataaatatgacatcattcaAAGCATGGGAGAAGACCACTTGTCCATGGTGGCTGTTATTGATGGAA tgaaattATTGCTTACACCGTTTAAGAAAATGATCCTTCCACCACCCATGGCTGCACATACTATCAATCTAGACTGTTCAATAAACCTTGTTGCATTTGGTGTTGACACAACCAGACACGACATTATCACACAAGTCTCTGATAGCAGCTTTTATCTTATGAAATACACCGAAGAGAATGCTTACGACAAGCCGATCAAACTGCAATCTCGTGACGAGTTAATGTCATGCTGTTTAAGGTGTATAGTCTGGCTAAAAGAAAATCTTATCGCCGCACTTGTGGATGACACAGAGGGGAATTATGTTCTCTTTTTGAGTCTTTCTGAGGAAAACAGCAAAGTTTGTTTAAATATTAG TTCTAAACTGCGAGTGACTGAAAACCTCATTATGTTGTTTCGAAGTGAAGATTCTCAACAATGCCTTTTAGCACAAGATTGGCGAGGGCACATCTTAAGAATAAATCAAG AGTCATACACTGTCACCGATTGCTCGCTTCCACAAGGTTGCTCTCGTGTAGCGTGCACAAAATTTAATGGCGAAGATATAGCTTTTGGTTTGACAAAGCATCATCGTTTGTTCATGAATAAAAAAGAG ATAGCTAGCAATTGTACATCGTTTTTATTGCACGAGGAGTTTCTTTTGCTAACAACACATAGTCACACATTGAGGAGTGTTTACCTTAATTCACTTGCGAAAG TCACAAAGCTGGATGATGAATGCACGTATTGTGTTGATGAAGCTGTTCGACGTGTTGAGAGAGGTTCAAAACTTGTCACTGCCGTACATCAAGGAACAGCAGTCGTGTTGCAG ATGCCACGTGGTAATTTGGAATGTATTCATCCACGTGCATTAGTTGTTAGTTGCCTGCAGAAGTTATTAAACAA TTTGAATTATGAGAAAGCGTTTGAAGTGATGAGACGGAATCGAATTAATTTGAATCTAATCTATGATCACAACCCCAAG CTTTTTCTGGAAAACGTGAATAAGTTTATCAAAGACATTCCTACCATAAATTACTTGAATTTGTTTTTAGCTGACTTAAC GCCCGAAGATGTGTGCTCCACGTTATATTTTCCTTTCTATCAACATGGAGAAGTTGCAACTGATGC tAATCGAAAAAAGACTTCTTCCACCAAAGTAGACATAGTTTGTCAGGCTGTAAGAGATGCTATTGAGCGGTCTGGTAATGAGAA atATTTTCTCGCATTATTAACAACCTATGCAAAACAGTCATCACCCGATCTAGAAATGGTattaatgaaaataaaacacttaaaag aTCATCCATCAAACGAAAACAACAGTGTCTCTTATGATAAGGcgttaaattacattttatatCTCATCGATGTAAATCAACTGTTTGATATAGCCCTTGGTCTGTATGATTTCAAGATTGTTTTGATGGTGGCAGAGAGATCCCAAAAG GATCCAAAAGAATAccttccttttttaaataactttcgcaACATGGAAACAAATTATCAGCACTACTCAATCGATAAATATTTGAAGAAGTATCAGAAAGCATTAGTTTCACTTGTTAAAT GTGAAGACTGTTTTAACGAGTGCTTGGAGTTCGTTAAAGAGCAAAAATTGCATCGTCAGGCTTTAAAGTTGTTTCCAGTCACGTCTGAACAATACAGG aaacTAAGTCTTCAATATGGTGAATATTTGCGACAGCAAAAACTACACGAAGATGCAGGCATAG TTCTCAGTCGGAGTGGACACCATCGAGAAGCACTAGAAGCATTCTTACAAACGAATAACTGGAGTATGGTGTTAACTGAAGCGAAAGAACTCGCTTACCCGAACGATCAAATCATTAAATTGTGCAGAGAGTTAAGcg aaaaattgaaatcaaaCCGTCTGTACGACGAAGCAGCATTTCTACTTGAAGTTTACGTACAG GATGTGGAAGAATGTGTAGTATGTTTCCTGGATGGTGGACTGTGGTTTAAGGCGTTGCAACTg ATTAAAAAACATGAGCGCGATGACTTGATTGAAACGAATTTGAAGCCCTCGATTCACAACC attaCGAGCAGACAGTTGAAAAGCTTGAAGATTTACAGGCTAAATTTAAAACTTACGAAAGTCGATTAAAAGTTGTGGTTGAAAAGAAAGCACGTGAAAACATGGAGATTCTTGAAGGCGTTCGCGATGACCCTGATAATGATTTATATTCAGACATTAGCAGTATCACTGGTCAATCCGTAACCACTGCAAGTTCAAAAGGATCTCGAAGTTCAGG ACATTCGAGGAAGAGTCGTAGCAAAGTAGCACGCAAAAAGTATAGCCTGCGAGAGGGGAGTAAACACGAAGACTTCGCACTGCGTGAAGCATTGGCTGAAATTGTGAGAACGTCTGATCAAATGAAAG AAGAAGTTTCAGCGCTATTGAAAGCTCTGGTATTATACCACTTCGAAGAGAAAGCTTccaatttgcaaaatttattaaacgAACTACTTCAACTTATCGAGACTAAAATTAAAGAGATCTGGAACAACGAGTCGACTTCAAATGATGCTGTGTCTACGTATGGTCCGGAAGCGACGGTGCAGTCGATCCTAGCGCAAAGACATAATGTGCCCGCCATAGAAAAAG ACCAACTTCCTCCAGCTACACGTCCTGTTGTGAGAGATATAAATTGGAAACTACATCTTCTACGTATCTAa